The nucleotide sequence CCCTGAAAATATATCAGAATCCAAAAACACAAATTTATCTTCACTGACTAAAATTCACTACAAAATTAACGTGACTAAAAACATGTACTTACAAATGCCTACCGTTAATCACCAGTTTAGGATGTCTTTATAAACAATATTCTTGGTGCTCTTCCCTGTAGGATCCAATTCCTCTTTTGGTTCAGCTAAAATTCTTGTTGTTAATCTTGACACCCCCCTTGATAAACCAACATAGAGCTGGCCATGAGAGAACACGGGTTCTGGAAGGTAGATCCCAACATTAGGGATGGTTTGTCCCTGCGATTTATTTATCGTCATGGCAAAACTTAACCGTACTGGGAATTGTTTTCTCTTGAACTTGAAAGGAAGAGAAATATCATCCGAGGGAGACAATGGGAGCCTTGGTATGAAAACCCTTTTCTGCGCATGTTGTCCACCAACAATCTCGGCATCAATTGTGTTGTCTTGCAATGCTCTTATCATAAGCCttgttccattgcacaatccgttgTTAGGATCTA is from Miscanthus floridulus cultivar M001 chromosome 7, ASM1932011v1, whole genome shotgun sequence and encodes:
- the LOC136465065 gene encoding uncharacterized protein, producing the protein MMIERFLGVEKVYHSFDTIVDDPQNHFPIDFLNSITPNGLPPHELKLKNNCLVILLRNLDPNNGLCNGTRLMIRALQDNTIDAEIVGGQHAQKRVFIPRLPLSPSDDISLPFKFKRKQFPVRLSFAMTINKSQGQTIPNVGIYLPEPVFSHGQLYVGLSRGVSRLTTRILAEPKEELDPTGKSTKNIVYKDILNWDLSHNKLEVSIPDVLSQLQSLMVMCQELLR